A stretch of Anolis sagrei isolate rAnoSag1 chromosome X, rAnoSag1.mat, whole genome shotgun sequence DNA encodes these proteins:
- the LOC132780147 gene encoding cdc42 effector protein 2-like has translation MPAKTPIYLKTSTPKRGRKLRLRDVLSSDMISPPLGDFRHSAHIGLDGEGDMFGELSFLQGKYDLLPRLGRHNSSSGMDDPFGRCPPGAGYRTLLKSAISLPVFNGGQDQAPPKPPRLHLDEMPNGGQQRSMSISCAEGCFHSGAQGLSFSAMAPYDPFPASVSFSSPSPEGCFVGGTNSSRNHHTDNQEQPYSCGTALPRSESLLHLDLDLGPSILDDVLRIMEEYQQPGTKAL, from the coding sequence ATGCCAGCCAAGACACCCATCTACCTGAAGACGTCGACCCCCAAGCGGGGCCGGAAGCTTCGCCTGCGGGACGTCCTGTCGAGCGATATGATCAGCCCACCGCTGGGCGATTTCCGACACAGTGCCCACATTGGCCTGGACGGGGAGGGCGACATGTTTGGAGAGCTCTCCTTCCTGCAGGGCAAGTATGACCTCCTGCCCCGGCTGGGACGCCACAACAGTTCCTCGGGGATGGATGACCCATTTGGCCGCTGTCCTCCTGGGGCCGGTTACCGCACTCTACTCAAGAGTGCCATCTCTTTGCCTGTGTTCAATGGGGGCCAGGATCAGGCCCCACCCAAGCCACCACGTCTACATCTGGATGAGATGCCCAACGGAGGGCAACAGCGCTCGATGTCCATCAGCTGTGCCGAAGGCTGCTTTCACAGCGGGGCCCAGGGCCTCTCCTTCTCTGCCATGGCCCCTTACGACCCATTTCCTGCCTCTGTCTCTTTTTCATCCCCCTCTCCAGAGGGTTGCTTTGTGGGGGGAACCAACAGCAGTAGGAACCACCACACGGACAACCAGGAGCAGCCCTACTCCTGCGGGACGGCCCTGCCTCGCTCCGAGTCCCTGCTGCACCTTGACCTTGACCTGGGCCCTTCTATTTTGGATGACGTCCTGCGTATCATGGAGGAGTACCAACAGCCTGGCACCAAAGCTCTGTAG